The Papaver somniferum cultivar HN1 chromosome 3, ASM357369v1, whole genome shotgun sequence genome includes a region encoding these proteins:
- the LOC113357148 gene encoding uncharacterized protein LOC113357148 gives MTKEVEGDSSLSLLESHLSQTNTSWKLMDHGPSKVDKLQEKLMEVEGCIQGSDADSKKELEVLWRRVKATSTMLSYLKSKARIMAVPHLAHVSCGIKQQEGLGFVDKDGTPLSGWSKDVSLSSLDNVDEDECMKININGSCSFDEHDGAYIGEILKSVQMVTDVMEVLVKRVIMAESETAIEKEKVDLGQKEIKKKVLQIENMSTKVEEMERFALGTNCILNEMRQKVEDMVEETSRQRQRAAENEQELCRVKQDFESLRSYVSSLISVRETLLSSEKQFQTIERLFDRLVAKTSQLETEKMQKEAEVQKLMEENIKLTSMLDKKDAQLMAMNEQCKFMALNASGM, from the exons ATGACAAAGGAAGTTGAGGGAGATTCATCCCTCTCATTACTTGAATCTCATCTAAGTCAGACCAACACTTCATGGAAGTTGATGGATCATGGTCCTTCCAAAGTGGATAAGTTGCAAGAAAAGCTTATGGAAGTTGAAGGGTGTATTCAAGGCTCTGATGCAGATTCAAAAAAAGAACTAGAAGTACTCTGGCGAAGGGTCAAAGCTACCTCAACAATGTTGTCCTACTTGAAATCAAAGGCAAGAATTATGGCAGTTCCGCATCTAGCACATGTATCGTGTGGGATCAAACAGCAGGAAGGGTTGGGGTTTGTGGATAAAGATGGTACACCGTTGTCTGGTTGGTCGAAGGATGTAAGTCTTTCTTCATTGGACAATGTGGATGAAGATGAATGCATGAAAATTAATATTAATGGGAGttgttcatttgatgagcatgATGGAGCCTATATTGGTGAAATCCTTAAGTCTGTGCAGATGGTAACAGATGTCATGGAGGTTCTTGTTAAGAGGGTAATTATGGCAGAAAGTGAAACCGCTATTGAGAAAGAAAAGGTAGATTTGGGTCagaaagaaattaaaaagaaGGTTCTACAGATTGAGAACATGTCAACGAAGGTAGAGGAAATGGAAAGGTTTGCTCTAGGTACAAATTGCATCCTGAATGAAATGCGGCAGAAAGTAGAAGATATGGTAGAAGAAACATCTAGGCAAAGACAACGAGCTGCAGAAAATGAGCAAGAGCTGTGTCGTGTGAAGCAGGATTTTGAGTCATTGAGATCCTACGTTAGTAGTCTAATTAGTGTTAGAGAAACACTTCTTTCATCAGAGAAGCAATTTCAGACAATTGAGAGGCTCTTCGATAG GCTAGTTGCCAAGACCAGTCAATTGGAAACTGAGAAGATGCAAAAAGAGGCTGAAGTACAGAAGCTCATGGAAGAGAATATCAAGCTGACATCTATGTTAGACAAGAAAGATGCCCAATTGATGGCCATGAACGAACAGTGCAAGTTCATGGCTCTGAATGCATCGGGTATGTAG
- the LOC113357149 gene encoding pentatricopeptide repeat-containing protein MRL1, chloroplastic-like, whose product MEVSFSSKSQTLTSLTSFSLSTSSSPSSPRFYNLLRKEFLGCSNLRGLRLEHRKRKWKKLEYQIQSTGFTLRASLYSQPVIVIVAVATISALTVVYLNYTNYLRKKKILKKLSGPKGGNAVRNHELPENGEEVVNQSIRSEILEIKEAKVEIHVEEESKTKSGNENGSIYKEGLVEYQKEFESNGSVVVATRVDSVVSTKEIESYSTGETPLLKELSLEPLNFVVERQEFPSQVHEGEFVMEPEELSQVMVESVSSAETTMSGMDVNGHIHKEEKLENEVEEASEFQVPSYTAFLRESVRERLHTFYEESQSEMKSMQSLKEFKAVFPRISKAHINNASSLLEPTTTSSREELTLNGSHEKTGFLRGEVPISSTKGRGPSRKRKNSGKDGGNLGDIGNGLPALNGQKEVSPPLNEVQINGTGTCDLSDYSSAYNRLLRGGRLSSCIELLESMEQRGLLDMNKVYHARFLSCCKTQKAVKQAFRFTNLIQNPTLSTFNMLMSVCASAQNSEGAFQVLKLVKEAGMKADCKLYTTLITTCGKSGKVDAMFEVFHEMVNAGIEPNVNTYGALIDGSARAGQVAKAFGAYGILRSKNVKPDRVVFNALITACGQSGAVERAFDVLADMKAEATPIDPDHVTVGALIKTCAQAGQFERAHEVYKMIHKYKIKGTPEVYTIAVNSCSQIGDIDFALTVYDDMKKNGVNPDEMFLSALVTVAGRAGKIDIAFQILHEARIQGAKLGNMSYSSLMGACRNAKDWKKALELYEDMKATKVRPTVSALNALITALCDGDQLDMAVEVLDELKKVCVSPNIITYSVLLVASEKKDNLELASMLYAQAKRDGVVPNRVMFRCIVGLCLRRFEKAYSLGEQILSFNSGNPQIENKWSSLAVSVYRDSITSGSVPHIEVLSEVLGCLQFPHETSLRARLVENLGVSTDASKCPNLYSLIDGFGEYDPRSFSLLEEAASLGVLPIMSFNRNPIVFDARNLQLHTAEVYLLTILKGLKHRHAAGAKLPNVTILLPVEKTQAVTPRGEKTIVLVGRVGQALGAMLRRLGLRYQGNESFGKIRINGLFIKRWFQPKLDSPAFSGKPAEFSFSGFSGKQTEFSLSSSQTRLGKGIVYQQRNIRNCNLSSE is encoded by the exons ATGGAAGTAAGCTTCTCGTCAAAATCTCAAACCTTAACTTCATTAACATCTTTCTCTTTATCAACATCATCCTCACCTTCTTCACCTCGTTTTTATAACCTTCTTCGTAAAGAATTTCTTGGTTGTAGTAATCTTCGTGGATTAAGACTTGAGcatagaaaaagaaaatggaagaagTTAGAGTATCAAATTCAATCAACTGGGTTTACCTTAAGAGCTTCATTATATTCACAACCTGTTATTGTCATTGTTGCTGTTGCTACTATCTCAGCTCTTACCGTTGTCTACTTGAATTATACTAATTATcttagaaaaaagaaaattttgaaaaag CTTTCAGGTCCCAAAGGTGGTAATGCCGTACGCAACCATGAGTTACCCGAAAATGGGGAAGAAGTTGTGAATCAGAGTATCAGGAGTGAGATTCTAGAAATCAAGGAAGCTAAAGTAGAGATACATGTGGAGGAGGAAAGTAAAACTAAGAGTGGGAATGAGAATGGAAGCATTTACAAGGAAGGATTGGTGGAATATCAGAAAGAATTTGAGTCAAATGGTTCTGTTGTTGTTGCTACTAGAGTCGATAGTGTTGTATCCACGAAAGAAATTGAGTCATATTCTACTGGTGAAACCCCACTCCTCAAGGAATTAAGCTTGGAGCCATTAAATTTTGTAGTGGAGAGGCAAGAATTTCCATCTCAAGTACATGAAGGGGAATTTGTGATGGAACCGGAGGAGTTGTCTCAAGTAATGGTTGAATCAGTTTCTAGTGCAGAGACTACAATGTCTGGAATGGATGTAAACGGACACATACATAAAGAAGAGAAGTTAGAGAATGAAGTGGAAGAAGCCAGTGAATTTCAAGTTCCCAGctatactgcattccttagagAATCTGTTCGGGAAAGACTCCACACATTTTATGAGGAAAGCCAGTCTGAGATGAAGTCAATGCAGAGCTTGAAGGAATTTAAGGCAGTATTTCCTCGTATCTCCAAAGCACATATCAATAATGCTTCATCCCTGCTCGAGCCTACTACTACATCGAGCAGAGAAGAATTGACATTAAATGGTTCTCATGAAAAAACAG GATTCCTACGAGGAGAGGTGCCTATTTCCAGTACTAAAGGAAGAGGCCCTTCTCGTAAAAGAAAGAATTCTGGCAAGGACGGTGGAAATTTGGGAGATATTGGAAACGGACTTCCAGCTCTTAATGGTCAAAAGGAGGTAAGTCCTCCACTTAATGAAGTACAAATCAACGGTACGGGTACCTGTGATTTATCGGACTACTCAAGCGCCTACAACCGCTTGTTGAGAGGGGGAAG gTTAAGTAGCTGTATAGAATTGCTAGAATCCATGGAACAAAGGGGTTTACTTGATATGAACAAG GTTTATCATGCCAGGTTTCTCAGCTGCTGTAAAACTCAAAAGGCTGTCAAACAGGCATTTCGCTTTACTAATTTGATACAGAACCCCACCCTGAGTACTTTCAATATGCTCATGTCTGTTTGTGCAAGTGCACAAAATTCAGAAG GAGCTTTTCAAGTTTTAAAACTTGTTAAAGAAGCTGGAATGAAAGCTGATTGCAAACTTTACACTACTTTAATAACCACTTGTGGTAAAAGCGGAAAAGTCGATGCCATGTTTGAA GTATTCCATGAGATGGTTAATGCTGGAATAGAACCAAATGTTAATACATATGGTGCACTAATTGATGGTTCTGCAAGAGCCGGTCAAGTGGCTAAGGCTTTTGGTGCTTATGGAATTTTAAGATCTAAG AATGTAAAGCCAGACCGAGTTGTATTCAATGCGCTTATCACCGCGTGTGGTCAATCAGGAGCTGTTGAACGTGCTTTTGATGTCTTAGCAGATATGAAAGCTGAAGCAACACCTATTGATCCTGATCATGTCACGGTTGGTGCTCTGATAAAGACATGTGCACAAGCCGGTCAG TTTGAGCGAGCCCACGAAGTATACAAGATGATCCATAAGTATAAAATCAAGGGCACGCCAGAGGTGTATACAATTGCTGTTAATAGTTGCAGCCAGATAGGTGATATAGACTTTGCTCTTACTGTGTATGATGACATGAAGAAAAACGGAGTGAACCCTGATGAG ATGTTCCTCAGTGCGCTAGTAACTGTTGCAGGGCGTGCTGGGAAGATAGACATTGCATTTCAAATTTTACATGAAGCTAGAATTCAAGGAGCAAAGCTTGGAAATATGTCTTACAGTTCGCTGATGGGGGCTTGTAGGAAT GCAAAAGATTGGAAGAAGGCACTGGAGCTGTACGAGGATATGAAAGCCACTAAAGTGCGCCCAACAGTTTCAGCACTAAATGCTCTGATTACTGCACTAT GTGACGGTGATCAACTTGACATGGCTGTGGAAGTTCTCGATGAACTGAAGAAAGTTTGTGTGAGCCCAAATATTATCACATACTCCGTTCTTCTAGTAGCCAGTGAAAA GAAAGATAATCTGGAACTAGCTTCAATGCTTTATGCTCAAGCCAAAAGGGATGGTGTTGTTCCTAACCGTGTTATGTTCAGATGCATCGTTG GTTTGTGCTTACGGAGGTTTGAGAAGGCTTACTCACTTGGCGAGCAAATTCTATCCTTCAATTCAGGAAACCCACAAATAGAAAACAAATG GTCTTCATTGGCCGTAAGCGTATATCGGGATAGTATTACATCTGGCAGTGTTCCTCATATTGAAGTTCTTTCAGAAGTCTTGGGATGCCTGCAGTTTCCTCATGAAACTTCTCTAAGAGCAAGACTTGTTGAAAATCTAGGAGTCAGCACTGATGCTTCAAAATGCCCAAACCTGTATTCCTTGATAGATGGATTTGGAGAATATGATCCTCGTTCCTTTTCTTTACTCGAG GAGGCTGCTTCCCTTGGTGTGCTACCAATTATGTCCTTCAATCGAAATCCTATTGTATTTGATGCAAGAAATTTGCAACTTCATACTGCTGAG GTATACCTTCTAACAATTTTGAAGGGTCTCAAACATCGGCATGCTGCTG GTGCAAAGTTACCAAACGTGACCATCTTACTTCCCGTGGAAAAGACACAAGCTGTGACACCCAGGGGAGAGAAAACAATAGTCCTCGTAGGCAG GGTTGGTCAGGCACTTGGAGCCATGTTGAGGAGACTGGGTTTACGGTATCAAGGGAATGAATCATTTGGAAAAATTAGAATTAATGGGTTATTCATAAAACGATGGTTTCAGCCTAAGCTTGATTCACCAGCTTTTAGTGGAAAACCAGCAGAGTTTAGCTTCTCAGGTTTTAGTGGAAAACAGACGGAGTTTAGCTTGTCATCCTCGCAGACGAGGTTGGGTAAAGGAATCGTATATCAACAACGCAACATAAGGAATTGCAATTTATCTTCGGAATAA